The Chloroflexi bacterium ADurb.Bin180 genome has a window encoding:
- the sigW_1 gene encoding ECF RNA polymerase sigma factor SigW produces MGESEHEDIGLVTRIRSGDMAAFERLYNKYKRPLYQTALAITGDRGAAEEVMQDCFVRAHRAMSRVVASGSLSPWLHRIAVNLACNWANRHRRWLSALDVWLEHLSAPGLAPEQAAEQVEVGEVVRQALGSLNSTQRAVIVLFYVHGFTLAELAYIMDCPVGTVKSRLHYACKAFRERLRQDARLPGEIIYGTELGKA; encoded by the coding sequence ATGGGCGAGTCTGAGCACGAGGACATCGGCCTGGTCACGCGAATCCGCAGTGGCGACATGGCCGCGTTTGAGCGCCTGTACAACAAGTACAAGCGCCCCTTGTACCAGACGGCCCTGGCCATCACCGGGGATCGCGGTGCGGCGGAAGAGGTCATGCAGGACTGCTTTGTCCGCGCTCATCGCGCTATGAGCAGAGTGGTAGCATCAGGGTCGCTTTCGCCGTGGCTACACCGCATCGCGGTCAATCTGGCCTGCAACTGGGCCAATCGCCATCGCCGCTGGCTATCGGCGCTTGACGTGTGGCTGGAGCACCTGAGCGCACCGGGGCTGGCGCCGGAGCAGGCCGCCGAACAGGTTGAAGTTGGTGAGGTAGTTCGGCAGGCGCTGGGCAGCCTTAACTCGACACAGCGAGCGGTAATCGTACTTTTCTACGTACACGGGTTCACTCTGGCGGAATTGGCCTACATCATGGATTGCCCTGTAGGCACGGTCAAGTCGCGGCTGCACTATGCCTGCAAGGCATTCCGCGAGCGATTGCGCCAAGACGCACGACTGCCAGGCGAGATCATCTATGGCACAGAACTGGGAAAAGCATAA